A region of the Peromyscus leucopus breed LL Stock chromosome X, UCI_PerLeu_2.1, whole genome shotgun sequence genome:
CTGATACTCAGAGTCTGTATATGAAAAAACACTTTCAATAGCATTAATATTTTCAATTGTTAACATGGCAGCTCATTATAAAACTGCTCTCCGAACAGAGAGAATTCTGTACACTTGGCAAAGCCTAAGACTGGACTAGCAGGAATTTATAGGTCAAGGCAGAAGGGCATTTGGCAGAGTTAGTCATGAGGAAGTCTGCCTGGTACACTTTACCAGAAGCAGCTCATGTTTCATCAAGCCTTGAAGTTTCAGTCACTTTAAGGAATGAACAAACAGTAGTTCGATCTGAGAGAGCGAGACACAGAGTAAGACACACTGAAGGAAACGGTATTAACAATATTTGCCTAGTAATTTCAAAAGAaccttttgattattttaaagcagTCTGTTTTCATGCACACAGTTGCCTTCCCATAGAACTGTCTACAAAGAATAACTAAATGCATTCATTTACTGATTCCATTTCATGGGATGGAAGAATATTACAGGTGCAGGTGTTCGCAGAACTTAGCTGCGTTAGCCCTTTTCATTTATACAAAAGGGAAAGAAGGTCCAAGTCACTCGATAGTTTGAGGAGAGATGGCCCTCAACTGTTCCGGCACCTTCAGGTGCAAACAAGCATTCTTAGTTCTTTCTACTTCGTGGGTGACTCATGGAGATGATTTAGCttggttttaaattttgtttttcaggaaatCAGAGGTGCCCAACAAAATGGATGCTAGACGAAAGCACTGGAAAGACAATACGTTCACTCCTTTTTTAAATGAGCCTGATGTTCTAGAAGAGGCTGCTCCTCTTCAGTCTTTCTCTGAAGAAACACCTGCAGAGAAATCCAGAAGGATGGGGAGAATTTTTAACTTTGCCAGCAAAAAGGTTCAAGAAGGTAACACATTTAAGAGCAAAGACTGTTATTCCCCAATAGTGGAAAGAGAACAAGACCCCAATTTAGGAGAGAGAAGGATGAACGCGTCAAAGAACGTAGCAAAGACAGATTCTGCCTTCTTGGACTTGCTTAATTTGGGTGGTGCAACCAAGGCAAGTTCTCACAGAAGGGAGAGCGCCTCCGCGTGGAGTAGAAAGGAATTGCCGACTGCCGTACATGGCGCCAGGAAGAAATGGTCAGAAGAAATGCCACCAAAACTCCGTTTGCACCTCCTGAACGAAGAGCTGGGAGAACTTAACCTAAAATGCCGGGAGATCGAAGAGGACTTTGAAAACGCCGAAAAAGAACTTTTGAACTCTCGAAAGGAAGCCTCAACGAAATCTGTCAATCTTCAAGAACCAGGGACAGCTGCTTCAAAGAATGACTGGGAACTGCAAGCTTTAAAAAATGACCTGTCTGAAAAAGTGACAAACGTAAAAAACTTAACCGAAGAGCTCCAGCAAGCCAAAGAAGTCATGTACAGATTGGATCTAGAGAACAGAAACTTGAAAGACACTCTCTTGAAATTGAAGCATCAAACTGAACTCAGTACTGCACTCCTCAGAGAAGAGATGAGATTGTTTTACGAGCTGGAAATGGAAAAGATCCACTTAGAGCTGGGTGCCATCAAGAATGAGCTGAGAGCTGAGAAGACCCTGCGAGCAAAGAACAGCAGAACCCTGGAGTTGCTTGGAAGACAACTTGCTTCCGTGATAAGGTCATCGCATACCGCTGACCACTTCACTGGAAATGGTTTTTAAACTCAAGGTGGGGAAAGCCTTTCACTGGGCAAGTCATTGAGCCAAGTCGATGTTTATTGTACTACCCATTTGTGTATGGCTAAAATGTATTTGATAGCTTGCAATCTTTACGGTGAATCAGAATACCTACAGGTGAATCAAAATACCTACAGATCGTGCAGATGTTAACTTTGAagcatctgttttctctttttgatgAAGTCATTGTCAAGAATCTGAACTGATACTTCTAAAATCTCTTTTATATGGGTGCATATATAATATCactaagacaaaacaacaataaaaaacccaaactgaTTCACCAGATCACGGATGAATCCGAATCAGCAGCATTGTGTGATCTTGTTAGCCATGTCCTTGGCATATCAATGTTCTCCCATCTGTGGTAATCAATGTGAACAATAAAAATCTTGTTTACATGTATAAGCATAGAATATGCCTGTGACTTTTGTAGTTGCCTGGTCAAACAGCAGAACAAAAATGTATCTATTTTCTTTGGGGGTCTAACTTTGATTAGGTACATGGAAACATCTGGGGATCACAATCTCCCCTGCTGATTTCCCCCATGCTTTTTCTTGGACTTTGACACAGTTCTCATAGACTACAGGATGATTTAGATCACTGTTCTGACCTTTGCTA
Encoded here:
- the Ccdc160 gene encoding coiled-coil domain-containing protein 160: MDARRKHWKDNTFTPFLNEPDVLEEAAPLQSFSEETPAEKSRRMGRIFNFASKKVQEGNTFKSKDCYSPIVEREQDPNLGERRMNASKNVAKTDSAFLDLLNLGGATKASSHRRESASAWSRKELPTAVHGARKKWSEEMPPKLRLHLLNEELGELNLKCREIEEDFENAEKELLNSRKEASTKSVNLQEPGTAASKNDWELQALKNDLSEKVTNVKNLTEELQQAKEVMYRLDLENRNLKDTLLKLKHQTELSTALLREEMRLFYELEMEKIHLELGAIKNELRAEKTLRAKNSRTLELLGRQLASVIRSSHTADHFTGNGF